A DNA window from Guyparkeria halophila contains the following coding sequences:
- a CDS encoding CYTH domain-containing protein, producing MAKEIERKFLLASEAWRNEIERSERMVQGYLNDQGPVSVRARIAGSRAWLNIKSRTLGISRDEFEYEIPLADAERMLDHLTTGPVIDKTRHFVPRDGLLWEIDEFHGENDGLIVAEVELEHVDQPFAHPAWLGDEVSHDARYYNVSLVKNPYSQW from the coding sequence ATGGCCAAGGAAATCGAACGCAAGTTCCTGCTGGCCAGCGAGGCCTGGCGCAACGAGATCGAGCGCTCCGAGCGCATGGTGCAGGGCTATCTCAACGACCAGGGGCCGGTGTCAGTGCGTGCCCGCATTGCCGGCAGCCGGGCCTGGTTGAACATCAAGAGCCGGACCCTCGGCATTTCGCGCGACGAATTCGAATACGAGATCCCCCTGGCGGATGCCGAACGGATGCTTGATCACCTGACCACCGGGCCCGTGATCGACAAGACCCGGCATTTCGTGCCGCGCGACGGTCTGCTGTGGGAAATCGACGAGTTCCACGGCGAGAACGACGGTTTGATCGTCGCCGAGGTGGAACTCGAACACGTCGATCAGCCCTTTGCTCACCCGGCGTGGCTGGGCGACGAGGTGTCACACGACGCCCGGTACTACAATGTCTCGCTGGTTAAAAATCCCTACAGTCAGTGGTAA